CGCGGTCAGCACTTGCGAAGTGTCGCCGACATGCACCGGATCATCCACGGCGAGGATCGTACCCGCGGGGTTGTAGAGCACGTAGATCCTGAAGCCGTACTGGGTCTGGCGATGGGCCGCCCACGCAGTCATCCTCGACCGCGCCCCGGCATCTGCCGGATTCAGCGAAAACGACCGGATGAGGTCGATCAACTCGGGGTCTTTCACGATGGCCGCGGTAGCCTCGATCTGGTTCCTGTACAGCACCTGCAGCAGATCGGCGGCGGCGTCGAGGCTGGCCTTGAGCTGGGAACGCACCGACTGCTGGTCGAGCACGCGAATCCGGTTCGCCGCCACGACGCTGAACAACACGATGACGATCGCGCTCGACGCGGCGACCAGTGGCAGCCAGTTGCGGAAGGGCGTGACGCCACCGCCACGCCCTTGAACGAACGAGATCAGGCTGGCCACGAACTTCATGGGTGGCCCAGGCCGGCGAAAACGATCGCAGCCGGATTCCCGGCTGCCGGGCGGGGCACGGGCACCCGCGCGGGGCCGGCGCTGCCAGGGATGATGCGCGTCAGCGCGAAGCCGCCCATCGACAGGATCGGGACGAACTTTCCTTGCAGCCTCGAGCCCATGTGAACTCCCCGCAAAGCGACAGAGATTGCATGCGCGATGGTGTCACACGCGCTTCCACTCCACGTTCACATGCCGGTCGTGCATGCGCCATGAAAGTACGCTGCGCGCGTGACCTCAAGCCGACAGGTGCTCGTACACGATCACCGCGCCCACGCCGATCAGGATGATGCCGCCAATCACCTCGGCGCGTCGACCCACCATCGCACCAAGCACGCGGCCCAGCATGACGCCCAGCGTGACCATGCTGAACGTGCACAGGCCAATCACCACGGCAACCACGGCGATCGGCGTATCGACGAAGGCCAGCCCCACGCCCACGGCCAGCGCATCGATGCTGGTGGACAGGCCGGTCAGTGCAAGGCCGATGAAGCCATGCTTCTTCATATCGTCGGCCGGTTCGTCCGACTCCGGCTTCACGCCGTTCCAGATCATGTGCAAGCCCAGCGCCAGCAGCAGGGCGAACGCGGCCCAGTGATCCCAGGCCTGGATATAACGCGAAGCGCCCCTGCCCAGCAGCCAGCCGACCACCGGCGTGATCGCCTCGATGACGCCGAAGATCAGCCCGGCGCGCATGGCCTGGGACAGCCGCGGGCGCGTCATGCCCGCACCCTTGCCGATCGCCGCGGCGAACGCGTCGGTGGACATGGCGAAGCCGAGCAGCAGGATGGAAACGGGATTCATGCAATGCCTTGTGGTCGGGCCAGGCGCAACGGCAGCACGGCGCGCCCGACCTCCGTGGCGCCGTGAACCGCTGGTCTCGCCAACCGGAATCGGTGTCTTCGCCACGGCGGATGGACGCCGAGCATGTTGACGAAGACGCCTCGTCGCAACGAGGCAGGCTACTCCCCAAGGGGTGTGGTCGAGCCGGCCGGGCCGGCACAACCGGGGGCAAGCGTAACACGGCGTCCGGGGCCATCGGCATTCCACGCTACAATTGCCGGTTCGCGTCCCCATTGACACATCTCCATGTCCAGCCATCTCCAGGAAACCCGCCGTCGCCGCACCTTCGCCATCGTCAGCCACCCTGACGCGGGCAAGACGACGCTGACCGAAAAACTGCTGCTGTTCGGCGGCGCGATCCAGCTGGCAGGCTCGGTGAAGAGCCGCAAGACCTCGCGCAGCGCCACTTCGGACTGGATGGCGCTGGAGAAGGAGCGAGGGATTTCGGTGACCTCGTCGGTGATGCAGTTCCCGTACGAAGGCAAGATCGTCAACCTGCTCGACACGCCGGGACACGCGGACTTTTCCGAGGACACCTACCGCGTGCTGACCGCGGTGGACTCGGCGCTGATGGTGATCGACTGCGCCAAGGGCGTGGAGGAACGCACGATCAAGCTGATGGAGGTGTGCCGGCTGCGCGACACGCCGATCATGACCTTCATCAACAAGCTCGACCGCGAAGGCCGCTCGCCGATCGAGCTGCTCGACGAGGTGGAGTCCGTGCTGGGCATCGCCTGCGCCCCGCTGACCTGGCCGATCGGCATGGGCAAGCGGCTGAAGGGCGTGTACCACCTGGCGCTGGACGAGGTGCACGTGTTCGAGCAGGGCAAGAATTTCACCCGGCAGGACTCCACCATCTTCAAGGGCCTGGACGCACCGGGCCTGGTCGAACGGATCGGCGAGGAGGCCATGCGCGAATTGCGCGAGGAACTCGAACTGGTGCAGGGCGCCGCGCCCTCGTTCGACCTCGACGAGTACCTGGCCGGCCGGCAGACGCCGGTGTTCTTCGGCTCGGCGGTGAACAATTTCGGCGTGCAGCTGCTGCTGGACTTCTTTGTCGAGCACGCGCCGTCGCCGCAGCCGCGCGACACCACCTCGCGGGCGATCGAGCCGGAAGAGGAAAAGCTGTCCGGCTTCGTGTTCAAGATCCAGGCCAACATGGACCCGGCGCACCGCGACCGCGTGGCCTTCATGCGCGTGTGTTCGGGCACCTACAACGCGGGCATGAAGATGGTGCAGACGCGCACCGGCAAGGAAGTGCGCATCGCCAATGCGCTGACCTTCATGGCCAGCGATCGCGAGATCGTCGAGACGGCCTACCCCGGCGACGTGATCGGCCTGCACAACCACGGCACCATCACCATCGGCGACACCTTCACCGAGGGCGAGCAGGTTTCCTTCACCGGCATCCCCAACTTCGCCCCCGAACTGTTCCGCCGCGCCCGCCTGCGCGATCCGCTGAAGATGAAGGCGCTGCAGAAGGGCCTGGCGCAGCTGTCCGAGGAGGGGGCGACCCAGTTCTTCCGCCCGCTGATGTCGAACGACCTGATCCTGGGTGCAGTGGGCGTGCTGCAGTTCGAGGTGGTCGCCTATCGGCTGAAGGACGAGTACAACGTCGACGCCACCTTCGAGCCGGTCACCGTCAGCACCGCGCGCTGGGTCCACTGCGACGACGAGAAGAAGCTGGAGGAGTTCCGCGAGAAGAACGCGATGAACCTGGCCATCGACGGCGCCGGCGAACTGGTCTACATCGCGCCGACCCGGGTCAACCTGCAGCTGGCGCAGGAGCGCTGGCCACAGGTGCGCTTCGCCAACACGCGCGAGCATGCGGCGGCCGTCGACGTCTGAATTTCCGGCGGCATGACGGTCGTCACTGGGCAACCCGGTGACTGACCGCTAACCTGCGCTGATTCCAACCGGGGGAAACCAGCACATGCCGCAGCCAGCCGTCGCCTTCGTCACGCCCGCCGATGCACCCCCGTGGAAACGCTGGCTGGTGTATTCGGCCGGGGCGCGCATCGTGATCTTCATCGCGTTGTTCATCGTGCTGAGTTTCGCCGCTGGCGCCGTGCTGCACCTGCTGGGTCTGGGCAAGGCCTCACCGCCGCTGGAACGCGCTTTCGGCCAGTTTGTCATCCGCGCCCTGATCCCGCTGCTGGTCTACCTGATCCTGGTGAAATGGATCGAGCGCCGGCGCATGCGCGAACTGGCGCCAGCCACGCTGCTGCCGCAAGGCCTGCTGGGCGTGGCGTTCGGCGTGGTGCTTTTCAGCATCATCGTCGGCGTGATGTACCTGCTGGGCAGCTACCAGGTGACCGGAACCAACCCGGATGCGGCATGGCTGCCGGCCTTGCTGGTGGTGGGGCTGGGCGCGGGCATCGGCGAGGAGATCATGTTCCGCGGCGTGCTGTTCCGCATCGTCGAGGAAGGCATGGGCACCTGGGCCGCGCTGATCATCTCGGCACTGTTCTTCGGCGCCGTGCACCTGGGCAACCCCGGCGCCACGCTGTGGAGTTCGCTGGCGATCGCGATCGAGGCCGGACTGCTGTTCGGCCTGCTGTACCACGTGACCCGCTCGTTGCCGCTGTGCATGGGCCTGCACGCGGCGTGGAATTTCACCCAGGGCACGATCTACGGCATCCCCGTTTCGGGCACTGACGCCGACGGCTGGCTGGTGTCCAGCCGCAGCGGCCCGGACTGGCTCAGCGGCGGCGTGTTCGGAGCGGAGGCTTCGGTAGTCGCGCTCGCGCTGTGTTCACTGTGCACGCTGGGCCTGCTGGTGATGGCACTGCGTCGGGGTTCGATCGTCCCGTTGCGCTCACGCCGCTGAGCGGCAGGCGGTGAAGCCGGTGGCTGGCCCGGAGCTGAATTCGCCACGAAACGCGGTTGGGGTTTGGTCGGCGCAGCGGCTACCCTGAGGAGGGGTCGCCGACCGGCGCCCCCTCCTCGCCGGTTTCGGACATCGCCATGGCCACCCACAATCCGCAGCAGCCCGGTTACCGCAGGAAGATCTCGTGGCTGGCCAACCAGCCACTGACGCGCAAGATGATGCTGGCCATCGGCCTGCTGCTGGGCGTGTTTCTGGTTGCCAACGTGGTTACCCTGCACTCCCTGCAGACGCAGGAAAACAACCGGCGCTGGGCCAGTCATACGTATAAGGTGCTGCTGCAGATCGACACGGTGCAACGCGCCGCGCAGACCGGACAGGTGGGCGCGCGCGGCTATCTGCTGGCGGGTTCGGCCAACGAGCTCGCATTGTTCCAGAAGTCCACGCGCGAGCTGGACCTGCGCATTCGCGAATTGCGCCAGTTGGTGGCAGACAACCCCTTGCAACAGGGCCGGCTCGATGCCGTGGCCGCCATGGCCAGCCGCTGGCAACGCGAGGTGGTCGACCTGGGCATCACCCCGTTGAAGCGGTTGGACCCGGGCGTCCCGGACGCCGCCCTGGAGCGTCAGCGCATCCAGACCGGATACATCGCCGGGCGCACCGTGCGCGTCGAGGACATGTCCGCGGCGCTGGATCAGATGGCCGGCGAAGAAAACCGCCTGCTGGCCCTGCGCAACCAACAGCTGGACCAGACCCTGCGCAACACCAAGGCGCTCAACGCGCTTTCCATCCTGCTCGGCATCCTGCTCGGCATCACGGTCATCCGGCTGACCTCGCAACTGGTGATCCGCCCGCTGCGCCGGCTCACCGACCAGATGACCCAGCTCTCCCACCACAACCACGACTTCGAGATACGCCGGCTGGATCGCCGCGACGAGGTGGGCGAGATCGCCCGTGCGCTGCAGGTGTTCAAGCAGATGTCGCTGGACACCGATGCGCGGTCGTGGACTCGCTCCAGGGTGGCGGACATTTCCCAGGTGCTGTTGCAGGCCACCACCCACAAGGACTTCGCCCAGTGGCTGACCAGCGAAGTGGTGCCGCTGTGCAACGCGGGCCTGGGCCTGTTCTACTCGTTCGACGACGCGCGCCATCGGCTGGACCTGCTGGGCAGTTACGGCCTGCGCCTCAGCAACCGGTCCGCCGACCAGTACATGCCCGGCGAGGGCCTGGTGGGTCAGTGCGCGGTGGATCGCAAGGCGATCATCCTGGACCAGGTGCCGGCCGATTACCTGCGCATCGATTCGGGCAGCGGCGAGGCGGTGCCTACCCACGTCGCGATCCTGCCGGTGATCTATCGCGAGACCCTGATCGGCGTGCTGGAGCTGGGCAGTTTCGCAGCGCTGACCGCCCTGCAGCGGCAGCTGCTGGACGAACTGCTGCCGATCGTGGCGCTGGCGCTGGAGAACCTCAACCAGGCCGTGCACACCCAGGACCTGCTGCAGCAGACGCAGGAGCAGGCGGACGAGCTGCGCCTGTCCGAGCTGGTGATGCGCCAGCAGAAGGAGGTGCTGCACGAAAGCAACGCCACGCTGCAGGCGAAGACCGCCGAGCTGGAGGAGCAGTCGCAGCGCCTGATCGCCTCCGAGGAGGAGCAACGCGTGCAGGCCGAGGAGCTGCGCTCCTCCAACGAAGAGCTGCGCGACATGACCGATAGCCTGAACCGGCAGAAGGTCGTGCTGGAAGATCTGCAGCGGGAAACCGAGGAAAAGGCCACCGAGCTGGCGCGCGCCAGCCAGTACAAGTCCGAATTCCTGGCCAACATGTCGCATGAGCTGCGCACGCCGCTGAACAGCCTGTTGATCCTGTCGCGCAGCCTCGCCGACAACGACACCGGCAACCTCGACGACGAGCAGATCGAATCGGCGCAGATCATCCATGACGCCGGCAACAGCCTGTTGCACCTGATCAACGACATCCTGGACCTGTCCAAGGTCGAGGCCGGCAAGATGGAGCTGATGGTCGAGCAGGTCTCCCTCGCCGAGCTCGGCAGGCGCTTGCAGCGCAACTTCGCCCACGTCGCCAGCGACAAGCACCTGGGCTTCGAGCTGGCGATCGACACGGGGCTGCCCGACGTCATCTCCACCGATGGTGGCAAGGTCGAACAGATCGCCAACAACCTGCTCAGCAACGCGTTCAAGTTCACCGCCAGCGGAGCGGTGAACCTGGACATCGGCCGTCCGCGGGCCGACCTGGAAATTCCTGCGGCGCTGTCCGGCCAGCCGCTGCTGGCGATCACCGTGAGCGACACCGGCATCGGCATTCCGCCGGACAAGCTGGAGCGCATCTTCAACGCCTTCGAGCAGGTCGACGCCAGCACCAGCCGCCAGTTCGGCGGCACCGGCCTGGGCCTGGCGATCTCGCGCAAGATGGCGCAGCTGCTGGGCGGCGACGTGGTGCTGCGCAGCGAAGACGGACGCGGCAGCCGGTTCACCCTGTTGCTGCCGGAAACACCGCCGGCCACCACCGCACCGGTCGTCGAAGCG
This is a stretch of genomic DNA from Rhodanobacter sp. FDAARGOS 1247. It encodes these proteins:
- a CDS encoding manganese efflux pump MntP family protein, translating into MNPVSILLLGFAMSTDAFAAAIGKGAGMTRPRLSQAMRAGLIFGVIEAITPVVGWLLGRGASRYIQAWDHWAAFALLLALGLHMIWNGVKPESDEPADDMKKHGFIGLALTGLSTSIDALAVGVGLAFVDTPIAVVAVVIGLCTFSMVTLGVMLGRVLGAMVGRRAEVIGGIILIGVGAVIVYEHLSA
- a CDS encoding peptide chain release factor 3; translated protein: MSSHLQETRRRRTFAIVSHPDAGKTTLTEKLLLFGGAIQLAGSVKSRKTSRSATSDWMALEKERGISVTSSVMQFPYEGKIVNLLDTPGHADFSEDTYRVLTAVDSALMVIDCAKGVEERTIKLMEVCRLRDTPIMTFINKLDREGRSPIELLDEVESVLGIACAPLTWPIGMGKRLKGVYHLALDEVHVFEQGKNFTRQDSTIFKGLDAPGLVERIGEEAMRELREELELVQGAAPSFDLDEYLAGRQTPVFFGSAVNNFGVQLLLDFFVEHAPSPQPRDTTSRAIEPEEEKLSGFVFKIQANMDPAHRDRVAFMRVCSGTYNAGMKMVQTRTGKEVRIANALTFMASDREIVETAYPGDVIGLHNHGTITIGDTFTEGEQVSFTGIPNFAPELFRRARLRDPLKMKALQKGLAQLSEEGATQFFRPLMSNDLILGAVGVLQFEVVAYRLKDEYNVDATFEPVTVSTARWVHCDDEKKLEEFREKNAMNLAIDGAGELVYIAPTRVNLQLAQERWPQVRFANTREHAAAVDV
- a CDS encoding CPBP family intramembrane glutamic endopeptidase; protein product: MPQPAVAFVTPADAPPWKRWLVYSAGARIVIFIALFIVLSFAAGAVLHLLGLGKASPPLERAFGQFVIRALIPLLVYLILVKWIERRRMRELAPATLLPQGLLGVAFGVVLFSIIVGVMYLLGSYQVTGTNPDAAWLPALLVVGLGAGIGEEIMFRGVLFRIVEEGMGTWAALIISALFFGAVHLGNPGATLWSSLAIAIEAGLLFGLLYHVTRSLPLCMGLHAAWNFTQGTIYGIPVSGTDADGWLVSSRSGPDWLSGGVFGAEASVVALALCSLCTLGLLVMALRRGSIVPLRSRR
- a CDS encoding response regulator → MATHNPQQPGYRRKISWLANQPLTRKMMLAIGLLLGVFLVANVVTLHSLQTQENNRRWASHTYKVLLQIDTVQRAAQTGQVGARGYLLAGSANELALFQKSTRELDLRIRELRQLVADNPLQQGRLDAVAAMASRWQREVVDLGITPLKRLDPGVPDAALERQRIQTGYIAGRTVRVEDMSAALDQMAGEENRLLALRNQQLDQTLRNTKALNALSILLGILLGITVIRLTSQLVIRPLRRLTDQMTQLSHHNHDFEIRRLDRRDEVGEIARALQVFKQMSLDTDARSWTRSRVADISQVLLQATTHKDFAQWLTSEVVPLCNAGLGLFYSFDDARHRLDLLGSYGLRLSNRSADQYMPGEGLVGQCAVDRKAIILDQVPADYLRIDSGSGEAVPTHVAILPVIYRETLIGVLELGSFAALTALQRQLLDELLPIVALALENLNQAVHTQDLLQQTQEQADELRLSELVMRQQKEVLHESNATLQAKTAELEEQSQRLIASEEEQRVQAEELRSSNEELRDMTDSLNRQKVVLEDLQRETEEKATELARASQYKSEFLANMSHELRTPLNSLLILSRSLADNDTGNLDDEQIESAQIIHDAGNSLLHLINDILDLSKVEAGKMELMVEQVSLAELGRRLQRNFAHVASDKHLGFELAIDTGLPDVISTDGGKVEQIANNLLSNAFKFTASGAVNLDIGRPRADLEIPAALSGQPLLAITVSDTGIGIPPDKLERIFNAFEQVDASTSRQFGGTGLGLAISRKMAQLLGGDVVLRSEDGRGSRFTLLLPETPPATTAPVVEAEAARDTQTRRIAAPALLPVAIEDDRQSLLPGQVTILVIEDDPAFVRILIDLIHRRGYRALAAMDGESGLRLAREHHPSGILLDVSLPVMDGWTVLDRLKVDEATRSIPVHFVSVSDVGRRGMERGAVGFLTKPVSREAIAGALDRLLRFGEGQRRRLLVVEDDAASRKAIRTALRAHHVEVDEADSAEDALPKIAEISYDCIVLDLGLPGMSGLELMEHLSARPEAMPPVVVYSGRELDSAEQLKLRQYADAIVLKGARSSERLLQEVGAFLQDIPPPATPPATTEAPATRLAGHRVLLVDDDMRNLFALSKVLRGWGLQVDMAQDGYKALAALQTGERPDLILMDIMMPGMDGYTTIRNIRDMAGFTTLPIIAVTAKAMTGDREVCLQMGASDYLSKPIDIDKLAVMLRSWLTSEPS